A stretch of Mya arenaria isolate MELC-2E11 chromosome 14, ASM2691426v1 DNA encodes these proteins:
- the LOC128215898 gene encoding transcription initiation factor TFIID subunit 3-like, whose amino-acid sequence MNRSTTFRNKLKEDDPDRYKAYLDKQKLRMKERREKQKKELQKKNPSEAAKLQKQHELLLQRERQQKWLDKKKMEANGSIKTPPRSVKKSVVATRHSIESKRSSNREMKRKERLVQSYQKKMWIRKRDRERKGLKREALKRERESFSHTACKFSH is encoded by the coding sequence ATGAATAGATCAACGACTTTTCGAAATAAACTTAAGGAAGATGATCCTGACAGATACAAAGCGTATTTGGACAAGCAGAAATTGCGAATGAAGGAGAGGagagaaaaacagaagaaagaattgcaaaagaaaaatcCATCTGAAGCTGCAAAGCTACAAAAACAGCATGAACTGCTACTTCAGCGTGAAAGACAACAAAAGTGGttagataaaaagaaaatggaGGCCAATGGCTCTATCAAAACTCCGCCAAGGTCagtaaaaaaatcagttgttgCAACAAGACACAGTATTGAGTCAAAAAGGTCTTCCAATCGAGAAATGAAAAGGAAAGAAAGACTCGTGCAGTCGTACCAAAAGAAAATGTGGATAAGAAAAAGGGACAGAGAGAGGAAAGGTTTGAAGAGAGAGGCTttgaagagagagagagagagcttCTCACATACAGCCTGCAAGTTCAGTCACTAG